A stretch of DNA from Oreochromis aureus strain Israel breed Guangdong linkage group 23, ZZ_aureus, whole genome shotgun sequence:
AAAAAGCAGCATTTCAAGAAACTGGCAGAAGTATGAAAAGTGCTACCACAGGATGATGATGCTACAACACTGGGCTGGCAGTGTAcaatcaatcacctggatcatgCACCAGCACACTGGAAGCTTGTCATATATTAAACTTTATCTAGTTAGTACAGTAGCCTTCACCTTGCAACAGCACTGCACAGCCTTTAAAGCCACAATGTgcaagatttaaaaacagtgatGACAGCAACACGGACTGTACCAACTCAAgattgtcttaaaaaaaaagtcataaagAAAGAGGCTACAAATATCCTCCAGGTAGTGGCTTTACACCACTTGTTCAGGGTATTCTCCAATGTCCCACTGCACACATCTGCATCCAATATCTGGTTGATGCTTTGGCTCCGGACTACAAAACTACGAGGTAAACGGAACACATCACTGGCTCAAGTCAGAGGAAGTTAGAAGACATTTTCACCTCTGCTGGAACCATTTTTTGTTCACAGACTTATTTACCTACTAGTTCTTCAGTTTTATCTCTTAATTTTCTTGCTTGTGTGttgcagtgaaaaaaaacaactatgcTTACTGCATGTTTTTCTGAAGGGTTTCACACACaatgaaaataatcaaaataGATAATAGAGCACATTGGCTTTAAATGAAAGGCTACGACGCATAAGGCTACAGGATAGGGTGCAGAGACCCCTCGGCTTGCTCAGATAATGGCAGTGAGTTAGTGCGTGAAAACTACCAGCTAGTGGAAGCATTAGTCAAACAATATCTCCTTGAAAACAGGCAGAAGACACCTGGATATTCCCCTGGTACCAAGTCATTTCCTCTAAAACGTTTAACCTAAAAAGATATATAAATAGGCAATATTAATAGAATGCTTTCACCACAGTAAATTTTCACTTTGAAGGGGTGTGATTTTCAGGGTGTTTTTGTCATTAGTTTTGAGTTTGATGCATAAAACTCCCTTTAAATTACTACTTAACATCTGCTACATGTTTTTAGCAGCATTCAGTATAAAGCTGATGAAATAAAGTCTctctttatatatttatcaagTGAGATGTCCTTTAGAAGTTTTTAAATGCAGTGCAGAGCTGTGATTTTTCATCTTGCAACTCTGATGGGAGGTTTTATGAGTGAATGAAAGTGATACGGAAGCTCGAACAGGCACTGCGGTCCCCAGAACGCAAGCCTCTGGCTAACAGATATTAAATGAGACAGATCTAGTATATATTAAAGCACTGGATGGATAAAAAGAGCACACAGACTGAAGGCGGAGGCTCACCACAGCTCAGTTTGCACTCTGCATGAAACACAGATTTGCTGTAGAAAACTGCATGCAGAACTACACTCACTCATATCTGAAAGAGCTTAAACTGCAGGGCAGCTACTCATTACTGCAGGTATGTTTATGGGGAGGTGACTTCTCCCTTGTGGTGACCTTTgcagttgtgtttttaacatgcaaACTATGCTGAGGTGTAAATTGAGGATTTAAAAGTTCACTGGACAGTCTGATAGAGGTAACCTCTTTTATAGGCGCTCAGAGGGTAGAAGGTAGCCACAACAAACTTTCCATCGAAGGTGCGGCCTGTCAGCAGCCTCTGAGCCTCTTTGCAGTCGCTGGAGTTGGCATACTCCACAAACACCTGTGGACAGAAGGGAAATGAAGATTTAGTGGGtgcatttgtttgtattttacaACTATGCTAAATACATGCTTTCAACTCATTTAGATAATGAGCTGCAAACAATTTTCCTTTATAAAACATCTGATTTAATGGGACTTCATGctaaaataaaggttaataaatttaaaataaatttgtcATCATTTTCTGCTGTAATGACTGCATTATTAATCCATCTTCTGAACTGGATTTATAGAtatacatttatatacagtgagatgaaaagtctgaaaataaacaaaagatcGGTCGTGTTTTAACATAAACCTGCAGCAGCAAAGGAAGTGTGAATTGTAATGTTTTCTTTCAAGGCTTCTCTTAATAAAATACAGCAACTGTGAAATGATGGAAGATTAAAACCCTCTCAGATTTAAATTCATTTGAAAGGTGTGAAAAAGCTGTATTTGTTTAgaaggaaagtttaaaaagcacCTTTAGAAGGACAAAAAGACTCACCTGTCCTTTCCCTGGATTCTCCTTGGGGATGAGCAGAGAAACCACGGATCCGTACTTCTGGCACTCCTCTTTCATGTCCTCCAGGATATCTGGGAATGACAATCCGACATTTTTACTTAACTGAGGCAATGATGGAATAATAAAGCTTTGAGAAATCAGTGAAGGATAGAagcaacacaaaaatatagaaagaaaaagaaaaaaacatgctgttgtaCCTTCGTATTCATCCTCATTGTGCAGGTGGCTGTCATCGATTAGGTTGAGCAGACGCAGAACAGGAGAAGGCAGCAGAACCAGGTCTTCAATGTGAGgtgctgttacacacacacacacacacacacacacacacacacacacacacacacacacacacacacacacacacactctaagtATAACACACCAGAGAGTTGTGTTTATCTTGGTGAATGTCTCAAATATTGACACTTACCAAAGGGAATACTGAAGAATGGGCTCAGCAGGGCAGTTTCAGCTGTGCATCTTTGTTTTGGATCGGTGACAAGCATGCTGCAGACACAAAGTAACATGAGTCAACAACCGGAGCCATTGTGATAAGACTTCACTGTTTAGTGGATGATTCTTTACCTTTTGATAAGGTCTCTGAGGTGATAGACGGGGATGGCAGGGCACGCCAGGCTGTTGTTGGCAAAGACATGGTCTACAATGGCAGCGCTGTTATCCTACAGGGCAGAAAACCATACTGTGTAAGCTCATGTCTTTCTATTGCACCAAAGGTCAGTGTTAGATTTTTCTTTGCTTAAAACTTGGAGAGCTTTGCCATACCTTCCACTCTTGTGAGCGGACGGTgtctttgagtttgattcctgAGAACATCTCCAGCAGGATGATGCCCAGGCTCCACAGGTCGACGGCGGCCGTGCAGCCCGAGTCTCCCATTTCCACCCCTGCCTGAGCCAGGCTGTTCTGAAGCTCAGCCTCCGGTGCGCGGTACCCGTCTGTCTGGATGTACTTGACATCCTGCAAGATAAGGATGTCGTAATTTCACAAACAGAGCTATCCCTGCTCCTCTTTTATTAACATTCAGATCTAAATACACACTAGATCATTAGGATTTACTCATATTTTAATAATGATTTTATCTTTagttaacataaaaacaaaatgagcacaaaacattttttctagtCATCTCTATTAagtgcatttatttcttttcaaatGGTGTGCTCTAAACGCATTTGATACAGACTGATTCATAAAAGCTTAAACTCAATTGCTAGTTGGTTCAGCTCCAACCaagaagacaaacagagagCCTTGTGTTAAGAAGTTCTGTCAATAAGAGGAAAAACTCTCAATGCCTCCATAAGGTGAAGCTTGGAATAACAACAGTTGCTTTATCTCCAAATTGCTCAGGCTCTCTCATAATCTGCTTTCAGCAGCCTGCTACTGGCTGTCAGCTTTCTTTTGCCTGCCCTAAGTCTGTCACGCAAAGTCTCCTGAGGTATCCATGTCTGCTAACACCTAGGCCTCTCTTTAGTCTCATCTGCACCTGCAGACATCCTGCAACAACAGCAGGAAACCACAGACTAGCGGCCATCACAAACTGGTCAAAACCCACCTAATCAGTGCCAAACTCACTATTGAATGAACCTGTATCTTCCACCACATCCAcctttttctggattttttaaaatctcttgaacaatatttaaagttaaagaaaatctTCTGTAAAAAGACACATCTTTAACTTCAGTCATtgcatcatgtttttttaatgttaggGAATAAATTGTTGAGGTTAAAATATTGAGAATAATAACAAAAACCCACCTGGTTTCCCTGTTTGAAGCTGAGGCCAAAGTCGATGAGCTTGAAGGACTCGTCATCAGCGCTCCAGAGGATGTTGCGTGGTTTGAGGTCTGCGTGGACGTAGCCTTCTCTGTGAAGGAAGGCGAGAGCCTCGAGGATGTCTCTGGCACAGTGCTGGACAAGCCACATGGAGTGGCCCTGCTGGGCTCTAAACACAAATGTTGAACTAGGATGTTACACAGGTAGCTCACATCCTCTTAGCAATAACAAAATCTaacattatttattatataacaTGATCACTGGTCCAGATGCTGTTTACATTGTTAAAAATCCTGTATtacatctggaaaaaaaaagcaacactgaACAATCTTCACTCCCAACAACTGATAAATAGTGCTGTCAAACTATCCCACAATACGTCACTTTATGTTGTAGTACAGCCACAATACATGCAGCATATTTGTTTGACCAGCAGATGGCATTATGTGCTGCTTGAATGAGGTTTTGCAACAGTACATCAGTATGGCAAAACATGAAGCCTTCTCttcatgttttagaaaaagaaaactatgttacTGTCCAATGTATTTAGAAGGCAATAAAAGACTTAACGCATAATGTTGCAAAAGTCTGTAGTGTAAATATAGAAACTACTGCCATGAGAAATGCCACCaacttttcacagtttaagTTGAAAAGTAGACATATACAAATCAAAATCATAAAATTTTGTCATTTGCAGAGACTACTGACAGTGTCAGGATGGGggaaaaatgcaaatgaaacaTGGTAAGGATCCCATTACTCTGCCATAGACAGAGTAATGGGATTGGCTTGGTTGTGCCTCAGTCCTACGTAGACTACGTAGAGCTATGCAGACACCTGTCTACATGTGATAGCTGTCACCAGGGGTTACtgtcaaaatataaatatgtgGAACAACTATTCCTGTTTGCTCCCCCCTGAGAAGACTGAGAAGACAGAAGTCATACCATACAAAGAACTTCTttgtaatgaaataaaattcaaaCATGCAGCTACTGCATGAGGTTCTCAGGCTGCTATTTTAACCTTTGACTATTTTTCCCCACTTCTTTCACTTTGTTAACTCTAATCTATTCCAGTTCAGTTTTCAACCAATCAGCATTCTATCTATCCACAGTTTCATCCATACTGGCTACGagctattgtttttttaaatcactactcCACACAATAGTGATATCACCTCACTTACCTTACACCTTGGGTGCTACTGTTGCGTCTCACCAGCAGCTCAGACACGCTGACATCCAGGAGCTCCAGCAAAAGACAGCGTGTGGTGACACTCATAGAGCTGTGGTTGGTAAACACTCCATACAGTGTGACTGAGAAACAAACAGGGGAAAAGAATGCATCGTTACACACATGGTGAGAATGATAATACTTAGAACTTCATTGAGGTTTTCAACAAAAAACAGTCAATAACAGTGCAATGCCAGCAGAAAGACATACCAGTATAAGACCATCTTGCTGATCTGTACAGACATGATCCTTATGACATAAATGGATTATTACAATCCACTGAAGTTAAGCTTTCACAATAACTTTTAAGAACTACTTAAGGCCGGATGAGGGTGTTGAAGATTGGCATGTTACTAGATAAGAGTTCATGAGTtattataaagaaaataaacaaactaGGGTGGGGACAAATCAGATGACTGGGTTTTCTAAGCAAATACTGCAAAAATAGGCAGTGATTTTCTAATAAATTTGACATTTATTGGTTACAAAAACGCTACATATTAAGCTTTTCCGCAGTTGTAGATCCACTCTGGTCTCTTATACACATGTACTGTTGAAATGGCAGTTTTTCAGATATGTGAGGTTGTTCTTCGTCTGCTTTGTAAACGAATGATTAGGTAGGTTGCGCTTCTatacaggaaaagaaaagtaGTTTGTTATGCAACTGTTTTAATGGTCCACATGAGAGCAAACGTTTTACACAAGTGAAATAAGGCTTTTACCGATGTTTTTATGTCCCTGGATGTCTTCCAGCACGGACCTCTCCTTGTGATACCCGTAATCTCCTCCCTGAGTGTCGGCTTGAAACTCCTTCACAGCTGCAGTGGCTCTGCCCGAGCTGACCCGGTACACCGAGGCCGAGACTCCC
This window harbors:
- the uhmk1 gene encoding serine/threonine-protein kinase Kist; this translates as MAHCGSSEPSAKVQAPHPDSILPPQGGVDQSMKPVLFEIFGELWTVQSRLGQGVSASVYRVSSGRATAAVKEFQADTQGGDYGYHKERSVLEDIQGHKNIVTLYGVFTNHSSMSVTTRCLLLELLDVSVSELLVRRNSSTQGVRAQQGHSMWLVQHCARDILEALAFLHREGYVHADLKPRNILWSADDESFKLIDFGLSFKQGNQDVKYIQTDGYRAPEAELQNSLAQAGVEMGDSGCTAAVDLWSLGIILLEMFSGIKLKDTVRSQEWKDNSAAIVDHVFANNSLACPAIPVYHLRDLIKSMLVTDPKQRCTAETALLSPFFSIPFAPHIEDLVLLPSPVLRLLNLIDDSHLHNEDEYEDILEDMKEECQKYGSVVSLLIPKENPGKGQVFVEYANSSDCKEAQRLLTGRTFDGKFVVATFYPLSAYKRGYLYQTVQ